A window of Rhododendron vialii isolate Sample 1 chromosome 13a, ASM3025357v1 contains these coding sequences:
- the LOC131314673 gene encoding CRIB domain-containing protein RIC10-like isoform X1: MATKIKGIYKGFKYITQIFVVKEREMEIGYPTDVKHVAHIGWDGPSGSAPSWMNEFNVASDFAATSIGNITGTRGTSSAISTWSSQDFESMDQQPVSETFKDIQPTDLPNNPKKHKRKKIKSTSSPKSSSSSRSSRAAKLKAKYVEDKTRPPNLEVM, encoded by the exons ATGGCGACCAAAATTAAAGGGATCTATAAGGGGTTCAAGTACATTACCCAAATATTTG TTGTGAAGGAGCGTGAGATGGAAATTGGGTACCCAACGGATGTTAAGCATGTGGCACATATTGGGTGGGATGGCCCATCTGGTAGTGCTCCTAGTTGG ATGAATGAGTTCAATGTAGCATCCGATTTCGCGGCAACATCTATTGGCAATATTACCGGAACAAGAGGCACCAGTTCTGCAATATCCACATGGTCATCTCAAG ACTTTGAATCAATGGACCAGCAACCAGTATCTGAGACTTTCAAAGACATTCAGCCCACAGACCTTCCCAATAATCCAAAAAAGCATAAGCGGAAGAAGATCAAATCGACTTCCTCCCCTAAGTCTTCCTCTTCATCAAGATCGTCACGAGCAGCAAAATTGAAGGCTAAATATGTTGAGGACAAGACCAGACCACCAAATCTAGAAGTGATGTAA
- the LOC131314673 gene encoding CRIB domain-containing protein RIC10-like isoform X2, protein MATKIKGIYKGFKYITQIFVVKEREMEIGYPTDVKHVAHIGWDGPSGSAPSWMNEFNVASDFAATSIGNITGTRGTSSAISTWSSQGLSLVDDQL, encoded by the exons ATGGCGACCAAAATTAAAGGGATCTATAAGGGGTTCAAGTACATTACCCAAATATTTG TTGTGAAGGAGCGTGAGATGGAAATTGGGTACCCAACGGATGTTAAGCATGTGGCACATATTGGGTGGGATGGCCCATCTGGTAGTGCTCCTAGTTGG ATGAATGAGTTCAATGTAGCATCCGATTTCGCGGCAACATCTATTGGCAATATTACCGGAACAAGAGGCACCAGTTCTGCAATATCCACATGGTCATCTCAAG GCCTTTCTTTGGTGGATGACCAGTTATAG